One window of the bacterium genome contains the following:
- a CDS encoding T9SS type A sorting domain-containing protein: MLLRQGRKNLQFIINLVYLIAVYYLINVHAAYSQIIVSMGDSVRTCKGLDFSVSVGIKSSVALSSLIAYQIKAVFNQDLLRVIDVDYTNSLFEDWTANTWNVSDSIISIAGFSIDESNFCEDSASLFNILFSVRNDTVCTDSIKIEHAVFYTINDAVQADLEGKAVVSIIHNVPPVIKAFPEITIFEDSSKSIFLSKYISDQNDSINKLAISIIPSKPEFQCHIDTADWVLLLKPRHNWSGNGILSIKAEDPVGLSDSIGVPFTVISLPDSPGSFSLICPNDSALVLRDEPVNFAWHSSKNYDPGDSVTYRFFLDDDSLFNSPKSVVSISDTTFTMSSLPENGKYFWKVIAFDNNCLYTVCDKIFMIYFMDLSSVDTAGVKSIASYNLCQNRPNPFNCSTEIVFNLPEREHVVINIYNSLGKHIQTITNKIYDKGLYEIKWDAKDDYGLDVSSGVYIIRMNAGKFCATKKMILIR; this comes from the coding sequence TGTAAAGGCCTTGATTTTTCTGTCAGTGTCGGAATTAAAAGCTCTGTAGCCCTAAGCTCATTAATTGCATATCAGATTAAGGCTGTATTTAACCAGGATCTCTTAAGGGTGATTGATGTTGATTATACAAATTCATTGTTTGAGGATTGGACAGCAAACACCTGGAATGTAAGTGATTCAATAATTTCTATTGCAGGTTTTTCAATTGATGAATCTAATTTTTGTGAAGACTCAGCTTCTCTTTTCAATATACTTTTTTCAGTGAGAAATGATACAGTTTGTACAGATAGTATAAAAATAGAACATGCTGTGTTTTATACTATAAATGACGCTGTGCAGGCAGATTTAGAGGGTAAAGCAGTTGTATCAATTATCCACAATGTACCGCCGGTAATCAAAGCTTTTCCGGAAATAACTATTTTTGAAGACAGTTCCAAATCAATTTTCCTGTCTAAATACATATCTGATCAGAATGACTCAATCAATAAATTGGCAATATCAATTATACCATCAAAACCGGAATTCCAGTGTCATATTGATACTGCTGATTGGGTATTACTTTTAAAACCTCGGCATAACTGGTCAGGGAATGGTATTCTATCAATTAAGGCAGAAGATCCTGTAGGCCTTTCCGACAGCATTGGAGTGCCGTTTACTGTCATCTCTCTTCCTGACTCACCCGGCTCGTTTTCACTAATCTGTCCTAATGACAGTGCCCTTGTGTTAAGAGACGAACCTGTAAATTTTGCGTGGCATTCATCAAAAAATTATGATCCCGGAGATTCTGTTACATACAGATTTTTCCTTGACGATGATTCACTTTTCAATTCTCCCAAAAGTGTTGTATCAATTTCAGATACAACATTTACTATGTCTTCTCTTCCTGAGAATGGAAAATATTTCTGGAAAGTAATAGCTTTTGATAATAATTGTCTTTATACAGTTTGTGATAAAATATTTATGATATATTTCATGGACTTATCATCAGTGGATACTGCCGGAGTAAAAAGTATAGCTTCTTATAATCTTTGTCAAAACAGGCCTAACCCGTTTAACTGTAGTACTGAAATAGTTTTTAATCTGCCTGAGAGAGAACATGTTGTAATTAATATTTATAATTCATTGGGCAAGCATATTCAAACCATTACAAATAAAATATACGACAAAGGATTATATGAAATAAAATGGGATGCAAAAGATGATTATGGACTGGATGTGTCATCAGGAGTCTATATTATCCGCATGAATGCAGGTAAGTTTTGTGCAACAAAAAAAATGATATTGATCAGATAA
- the serC gene encoding 3-phosphoserine/phosphohydroxythreonine transaminase: MAKRIWNFNAGPATLPLQVLEQIKTDLPVYRNTGMAVMELSHRAKDYAEIHSEAKALLKELFSIPENYHILFLQGGASSQFFMIPMNLLTEGKSADYINTGAWSVKAIKEAKRFGNVNIAGSSEDQKFSFIPKNNNLSLNPSSEYVHLTSNNTISGSQYKDFPDTGNVPLIADMSSDILSRKVNVENFSLIYAGAQKNLGPAGVTIVILKDDILSKCNPNLPTMLKYSTHVEKDSLFNTGPTFSIYVVKLVLEWIKSSGGLEAIEKENNKKADLLYGTIDENSGFFKCPVEKDSRSFMNAVFRLPTEDLEKKFIEEATANGFGGIKGHRSVGGIRVSMYNAMPYEGIKEFTDFMLKFAKDNS; this comes from the coding sequence ATGGCAAAAAGAATTTGGAATTTTAATGCAGGCCCTGCTACACTTCCCCTTCAAGTACTTGAACAGATAAAAACAGATCTTCCTGTTTATCGCAATACCGGAATGGCAGTAATGGAGTTAAGCCACCGCGCAAAAGATTATGCAGAAATACATTCAGAAGCAAAAGCACTTTTAAAAGAGCTTTTTTCCATCCCTGAGAATTACCACATTCTTTTTCTGCAGGGCGGTGCAAGCTCACAATTCTTCATGATTCCCATGAACCTTCTGACAGAAGGCAAATCTGCTGATTACATAAATACAGGAGCATGGTCTGTAAAAGCTATTAAAGAAGCAAAACGTTTTGGTAATGTTAATATTGCTGGTTCTTCAGAAGACCAGAAATTTTCATTTATCCCGAAAAATAATAATCTGAGCCTTAATCCGTCAAGTGAATATGTTCACCTTACATCAAACAATACTATATCCGGCTCACAGTATAAGGATTTTCCTGATACCGGGAATGTACCGTTAATCGCTGACATGTCAAGTGATATCCTTTCACGCAAGGTCAATGTGGAAAATTTCAGTTTAATATATGCCGGAGCACAAAAAAATCTTGGCCCTGCAGGAGTGACAATTGTAATTCTAAAGGACGATATTCTTTCCAAATGCAACCCGAATCTTCCAACAATGCTTAAATACTCAACTCATGTTGAAAAAGATTCTCTCTTTAATACAGGCCCGACCTTCTCAATCTACGTTGTTAAGCTGGTACTGGAATGGATAAAATCAAGCGGCGGCCTTGAAGCAATTGAAAAAGAAAATAATAAAAAAGCAGATCTGTTATACGGCACAATTGATGAAAACAGCGGTTTTTTCAAATGCCCTGTTGAAAAAGATTCCAGATCATTTATGAATGCTGTTTTCCGCCTTCCAACTGAAGATTTGGAGAAAAAATTTATTGAAGAAGCAACTGCAAACGGTTTTGGAGGAATTAAAGGGCATAGATCAGTAGGTGGTATCAGGGTCTCCATGTACAATGCAATGCCCTATGAGGGTATTAAAGAATTTACTGACTTCATGCTTAAATTTGCAAAAGACAATAGCTAA
- a CDS encoding hydroxyacid dehydrogenase, which produces MKILISDAFDASLPERLKEFGEVTDDKAQINDADVVLIRSKTKVTKEYIDNAPNLKLVIRGGVGLDNVDLDYAAEKGITVHNTPEASSIAVAELAFAHIISVASRLIEGHNSMKQGKWIKKELKRTELYGKTLGLIGAGRIASEVAKRAAAFGMTVIAYDKYVKKSDYTEMKTLEEVLSESDYISIHVPQTEETIGMINKNTIAQMKDGVTIINTGRGKCVVEQDIADALKSGKIGHYANDVWFSDPPPADSPLLDAPNVQMTPHIGASTKENMLRISDIVVKIIKEF; this is translated from the coding sequence ATGAAAATCTTAATCTCAGACGCTTTTGATGCATCTCTTCCTGAAAGGCTTAAGGAATTCGGTGAAGTAACTGATGATAAAGCTCAGATTAATGATGCTGATGTAGTTTTAATCAGAAGCAAAACCAAAGTAACAAAGGAGTACATTGATAATGCTCCAAACCTGAAATTGGTTATCAGGGGCGGAGTAGGCCTTGATAATGTTGATCTTGATTATGCAGCTGAAAAAGGAATCACCGTACATAATACTCCGGAGGCATCAAGCATAGCAGTTGCTGAGCTTGCTTTTGCCCACATAATTTCCGTTGCAAGCAGACTTATCGAAGGCCACAATAGCATGAAGCAAGGCAAGTGGATAAAAAAAGAGCTTAAAAGAACCGAGCTTTACGGGAAAACTCTCGGCCTCATAGGCGCAGGCCGTATTGCATCAGAGGTAGCAAAAAGAGCAGCAGCTTTTGGAATGACAGTTATTGCATACGACAAGTACGTAAAGAAATCTGACTATACGGAAATGAAAACTCTTGAAGAAGTATTGTCTGAATCGGACTATATCTCTATTCATGTACCTCAGACAGAAGAAACAATAGGAATGATCAATAAAAATACCATTGCCCAAATGAAAGACGGAGTAACAATAATTAATACAGGCAGGGGTAAATGTGTTGTAGAACAGGATATCGCAGATGCATTGAAAAGCGGAAAAATAGGGCACTATGCAAACGACGTCTGGTTCTCAGATCCTCCTCCTGCAGACTCTCCCCTTCTTGATGCCCCAAACGTGCAGATGACTCCGCATATTGGTGCATCAACCAAAGAAAATATGCTTCGCATTAGTGATATTGTAGTTAAAATCATTAAAGAATTTTAA
- a CDS encoding DUF1015 domain-containing protein, which translates to MAIIKPFSGMRPVKEKIMEVASPPYDVLSSNEAREKVSDNPYSFLHVVKPEIDLDPSIDIYDDKVYEKGKENLLNLINNEVLKQDEKPCFYIYKLKMGGHTQIGLIAAASVDDYENDIIKKHEFTRIDKENDRMKHIDSLNAQTGPVFLTYREDKQINRLIEEAVKQDPVYNFTGDYSVEHTVYLVDNNDLINSIVKAFTKIDYLYVADGHHRSAAAARVRNERMQANPNHTGKEEYNYFLSVIFPDSQMKILDYNRVVKDIKDFSVDEFIKEIEKKFTVESRNSTYRPETLHTFGMYIEGKWYKLVAMEKSFDNSDPVSSLDVAILQENLLSPVLSIEYPRKDKRINFVGGIRGLDELERLVDSGKFKVAFALFPTGIDQLISVADSGNVMPPKSTWFEPKLASGVVIHMLD; encoded by the coding sequence ATGGCAATTATCAAACCTTTCAGCGGAATGCGGCCCGTGAAAGAAAAAATCATGGAAGTAGCATCTCCCCCCTATGACGTTCTCAGCAGTAATGAGGCCCGTGAAAAAGTTTCTGACAACCCTTACTCTTTTTTACACGTTGTTAAACCTGAGATCGACCTTGACCCGTCAATTGACATCTATGATGACAAAGTCTATGAGAAGGGTAAAGAGAATCTTTTAAATCTTATTAATAATGAAGTTTTAAAACAGGATGAGAAACCCTGCTTCTACATTTACAAATTAAAAATGGGAGGCCACACACAAATAGGCCTGATTGCTGCAGCATCTGTTGATGATTACGAGAATGATATAATTAAAAAACATGAATTTACACGAATTGATAAAGAAAATGACAGGATGAAACATATTGACAGCCTTAATGCTCAAACAGGGCCCGTATTCCTCACATATAGAGAGGATAAACAAATTAACAGATTAATCGAAGAGGCGGTCAAGCAAGACCCCGTATATAATTTCACCGGCGATTACTCAGTTGAGCACACAGTATATCTTGTTGACAATAATGACCTTATAAATAGTATTGTAAAGGCATTCACAAAAATTGATTACCTTTACGTTGCAGACGGCCATCATCGTTCTGCTGCTGCTGCACGCGTCCGCAATGAACGTATGCAGGCAAATCCCAACCATACGGGAAAAGAAGAATACAACTATTTCCTCTCCGTGATCTTTCCTGATTCACAGATGAAGATTCTTGATTATAATCGCGTTGTAAAAGATATTAAAGATTTCTCTGTTGATGAATTTATTAAGGAGATTGAAAAGAAATTTACTGTTGAATCCAGGAATTCAACCTACAGGCCTGAAACTCTTCATACATTCGGAATGTATATTGAAGGGAAATGGTATAAGCTTGTGGCTATGGAAAAGTCTTTTGATAATTCAGACCCTGTATCCAGCCTTGATGTTGCGATTCTTCAGGAAAACCTGCTGTCGCCTGTTTTGTCTATAGAATATCCAAGAAAGGACAAGCGGATCAACTTTGTAGGAGGCATAAGAGGCCTTGATGAATTGGAAAGATTGGTTGATTCAGGCAAATTCAAAGTAGCTTTTGCACTTTTTCCCACTGGAATTGATCAGCTAATCTCAGTTGCGGATTCAGGCAATGTAATGCCGCCGAAATCCACATGGTTTGAACCCAAACTTGCCAGCGGTGTTGTTATTCATATGCTTGATTAG
- a CDS encoding DUF1961 family protein: protein MKSLFKQLSSGIIITVFLSVLFTGCSTKKESVLPRMKVQGFSAKLIALENFDTDLDNWLIQGKGKGQITGTGALRLTGITKDEGIVMWFKKELSGDFLLEFETTVNDSSGLCAVIICAQNPDEKNFLKNLPDPSGNLMLYTKKLRSYIIDYHNHSQSTGTEGASKIRKNPGYMLLASVDKDPCSESRPYYIDIVKIGNRMQLYVDGKRIQDIRDKGGFGPAYMRGYTGFWVKGISDQYSVSLDNIRIFQLYPE from the coding sequence GTGAAATCTCTATTTAAACAACTTTCTTCGGGGATTATTATAACTGTCTTTTTGTCTGTATTGTTCACAGGATGCAGTACAAAAAAAGAATCTGTCCTTCCCAGAATGAAGGTTCAGGGATTTTCGGCTAAGCTCATAGCCCTTGAAAATTTTGATACTGATCTTGATAACTGGCTTATCCAGGGGAAAGGAAAAGGACAAATCACAGGAACCGGTGCTCTTCGTCTGACTGGAATAACTAAAGACGAAGGTATTGTTATGTGGTTTAAAAAAGAATTATCAGGTGACTTCCTTCTTGAATTTGAAACTACGGTAAACGACTCATCCGGCCTGTGTGCAGTTATTATTTGTGCTCAAAACCCGGACGAAAAAAACTTTCTTAAAAATCTTCCGGATCCTTCGGGCAATCTAATGCTCTATACAAAAAAACTCCGAAGCTATATAATTGATTATCACAACCACAGTCAAAGTACCGGTACTGAAGGTGCAAGTAAGATAAGGAAAAACCCGGGGTACATGCTTCTTGCAAGTGTTGATAAAGATCCATGCTCAGAAAGCCGCCCTTATTATATTGATATAGTTAAAATCGGCAACCGCATGCAGTTATACGTTGACGGAAAGCGTATTCAGGATATACGGGATAAGGGTGGATTCGGCCCTGCATATATGCGGGGCTATACAGGATTTTGGGTAAAGGGTATCTCCGATCAGTACAGTGTAAGTCTTGACAATATCAGAATATTTCAGCTTTATCCTGAATAG